The following proteins are encoded in a genomic region of Primulina huaijiensis isolate GDHJ02 chromosome 3, ASM1229523v2, whole genome shotgun sequence:
- the LOC140974165 gene encoding pentatricopeptide repeat-containing protein At5g66520-like, producing MIVKNLPPLTVKFSTPTWVHHNQLFQRHPRLLLLEEQCSKTFHNLKQLISYVFVSGLHRNSFVMSRLLYTALIELGDTSGVESEFGVGLFYQIRKPNIFSWNTMIRYYGAFGGSRSSGMAVRYYMEMLSHEMVPDRYTFPFLLQACGATSDLHLVEEVHCHVMKLGFHSDLFALNCLLNAYLVSGSTIEAWILFDEMAEKDIISWTSLISGLVSLSKDREALLVFKRLMVDDCVPCPNLVTMVSTMSACGNLGSVTLMKCMHSLLEKAGWVESDTSVVNSLIDAYAKCGNLCYAKEVFDDVEDMKRDLYSWTVIISGFAIHGRGLDCLNLFSRMEQAGRFTPDSVTFLVILFACSQSGLVEEGLRIFESMTTRYRIKPSLRHYGCIVDLLGRAGMLEQAHEIVENMSVEPNLAILGSLLSACRLQNNLELGEAVLRKIDLQERGGSTVILSNMYANENEWNKVALIRKEMRGVMQEKPPGRSLIVVKDVVHEFVAGNKITHQEMELQISLEGLENLTKSQ from the coding sequence ATGATTGTCAAGAATCTCCCACCATTAACTGTTAAATTCTCTACTCCGACGTGGGTTCACCATAACCAGCTCTTTCAAAGGCACCCCCGACTGCTACTCCTCGAAGAACAATGCAGCAAAACTTTTCACAACCTCAAACAGCTTATTTCCTACGTCTTTGTTTCAGGCCTTCATCGCAACTCATTCGTAATGAGCCGCCTTCTTTACACGGCTTTGATCGAATTGGGAGACACCAGTGGGGTGGAAAGTGAATTTGGAGTTGGGCTTTTTTATCAAATCAGAAAACCCAACATTTTTTCTTGGAATACAATGATTAGATATTACGGCGCATTTGGTGGCTCGCGAAGTAGTGGGATGGCTGTGCGTTACTATATGGAAATGCTCAGCCATGAAATGGTTCCCGATAGATACACGTTTCCGTTCTTGCTTCAGGCATGTGGGGCTACTTCTGATTTGCATTTGGTTGAGGAAGTTCATTGTCACGTTATGAAGTTGGGTTTTCATAGTGATCTGTTTGCACTAAATTGTCTTCTAAATGCTTATTTGGTTAGTGGGTCTACGATCGAAGCATGGATCCTGTTcgatgaaatggctgaaaaagaTATAATTTCATGGACTAGTTTAATATCAGGGCTCGTCTCTCTGTCCAAAGATCGTGAAGCACTTCTTGTTTTCAAAAGGCTTATGGTGGATGATTGTGTCCCGTGTCCCAATCTTGTTACTATGGTCTCTACGATGTCGGCTTGTGGCAATTTAGGATCAGTTACCCTTATGAAATGTATGCATTCTTTACTAGAGAAGGCTGGATGGGTTGAATCAGATACTTCTGTAGTCAATTCACTCATAGATGCTTATGCGAAATGTGGAAATTTATGTTATGCGAAAGAAGTTTTCGATGATGTTGAAGATATGAAAAGAGACTTGTATTCGTGGACTGTAATAATTTCTGGTTTCGCAATCCATGGTCGAGGATTAGATTGCCTAAACCTGTTCTCTCGAATGGAGCAAGCTGGCAGGTTTACTCCTGATTCAGTAACCTTTCTTGTGATTCTTTTTGCATGTTCTCAGTCTGGACTGGTTGAAGAAGGGTTACGTATTTTTGAGTCAATGACAACAAGATATAGGATTAAGCCTAGTCTTCGTCACTATGGATGCATTGTTGATCTACTGGGCAGAGCCGGGATGCTTGAGCAAGCTCATGAAATTGTTGAAAACATGTCAGTGGAACCTAATCTGGCCATATTGGGATCACTACTAAGTGCTTGTCGTCTTCAGAATAATTTGGAGTTGGGGGAAGCTGTTTTAAGAAAGATCGATTTGCAAGAGAGGGGAGGATCAACTGTTATTTTGTCGAatatgtatgcaaatgagaacgAATGGAACAAAGTCGCACTCATAAGGAAAGAAATGAGAGGAGTGATGCAGGAAAAGCCCCCTGGTAGAAGCTTGATTGTTGTGAAAGATGTTGTGCACGAGTTTGTAGCAGGAAATAAGATCACCCATCAAGAAATGGAGCTGCAAATATCTCTTGAAGGATTGGAAAATCTTACTAAATCACagtaa
- the LOC140974169 gene encoding mitochondrial carnitine/acylcarnitine carrier-like protein: MGDVAKDLTSGTVGGAAQLIVGHPFDTIKVKLQSQPAPLPGQPPKYAGAIDAVKQTIAAEGPRGLYKGMGAPLATVAAFNALLFTVRGQMEALLRSAPGAPLSVDQQVICGAGAGVAVSFLACPTELIKCRLQAQSALAASGTDTITLKYNGPMDVARHVLRSEGGVRGLFKGLVPTLGREVPGNAAMFGVYEALKQYLAGGHDTSNLGRGSLILAGGLAGASFWVSVYPTDVIKSVLQVDDYKNPKFSGSMDAFKKILKAEGVKGLYRGFGPAMARSVPANAACFLAYEVTRSSLG, encoded by the exons ATGGGTGATGTAGCTAAAGATCTAACCTCTGGCACAGTTGGAGGGGCAGCCCAATTGATAGTTGGACACCCTTTTGATACCATCAAGGTCAAGCTCCAAAGTCAGCCTGCTCCACTTCCTGGCCAGCCTCCTAAATATGCAGGTGCAATAGATGCTGTGAAACAAACAATAGCAGCAGAAGGTCCAAGGGGTCTGTACAAGGGAATGGGAGCTCCACTTGCGACTGTAGCAGCTTTCAATGCATTGCTATTCACAGTCCGAGGCCAAATGGAAGCGTTGTTGAGGTCTGCACCTGGTGCTCCCCTCAGTGTCGATCAACAGGTTATTTGTGGTGCTGGAGCTGGAGTCGCTGTATCCTTTCTTGCATGCCCCACTGAGTTGATAAAGTGCAG ATTGCAAGCCCAGAGTGCATTAGCTGCTTCTGGCACCGACACCATTACTTTGAAATACAATGGGCCAATGGATGTGGCAAGACACGTCCTTCGATCAGAAGGGGGAGTAAGAGGACTGTTCAAGGGATTAGTTCCCACCTTGGGACGTGAAGTACCTGGTAATGCTGCTATGTTTGGTGTGTATGAAGCATTGAAGCAGTATCTTGCTGGGGGCCACGACACATCCAATTTAGGACGAGGGTCGTTAATATTAGCTGGAGGCTTGGCTGGAGCTTCATTCTGGGTTTCAGTTTACCCAACCGATGTCATAAAGAGTGTGCTTCAAGTCGATGACTACAAGAATCCGAAGTTCTCTGGATCCATGGATGCCTTCAAAAAGATCTTGAAAGCGGAAGGAGTCAAAGGTCTTTATAGGGGATTTGGGCCGGCAATGGCGCGTAGTGTTCCTGCAAATGCAGCATGTTTCTTGGCATATGAAGTTACAAGGTCTAGTTTAGgttaa
- the LOC140974167 gene encoding senescence-associated protein SPA15, chloroplastic isoform X4 — protein sequence MASPNGVVYSSVKLPHSTNVFSIKQGVIQQKQGDGYLLVLKPKFFNKGLWPLAGKRKIFIGFRRTYLVCQSTETHSTDTKERVRCYTEFSHLSRGILRLDARARQDVAFLGSEFLKLDARAREETEKIDNDVKRRAERLHHIATILKEKAQSRLKKAADKHWSDGALEADLKRADVAAKRRAMEDSLMALELVKNLHDRMVNKMCRVKTDSTNTDEVARYVTLENLRKTLDVISGEVSADRIDAIQEAYWCIASALSEADGIDYTDPEELEFLVATLIDLDAMDGKSSVSLLAECSSSPDVSTRRALANALSAAPSMWTLGNAGMGALQRLAQDPNPAIAAAASKTIYELKKQWEIEEDDTWRYMMSQSLPSEIVDGDIEDDTGTD from the exons ATGGCTAGTCCGAATGGCGTTGTTTATTCATCAGTCAAATTGCCGCATAGTACTAATGTATTCTCGATTAAGCAAGGAGTCATCCAGCAAAAACAAGGGGATGGATATCTCTTGGTGTTGAAACCGAAGTTCTTCAACAAGGGGCTCTGGCCTTTAGctggaaaaaggaaaatttttattggATTTCGACGAACTTATCTGGTGTGTCAGTCAACAGAAACACACAGTACGGACACAAAAGAACGTGTGAGATGTTATACTGAATTTTCACATTTATCCAG AGGCATACTGAGGCTTGATGCTCGTGCAAGACAAGATGTTGCCTTTCTTGGTTCAGAGTTCCTTAAACTTGATG CACGGGCCAGAGAAGAAACTGAGAAAATTGACAATGATGTGAAGAGAAGAGCGGAAAGGCTTCATCATATTGCTACT ATTTTAAAAGAGAAAGCTCAATCAAGATTGAAAAAAGCTGCTGACAAGCACTGGAGTGATGGTGCATTAGAG GCGGATTTGAAGAGGGCTGACGTTGCTGCGAAACGACGTGCAATGGAAGATTCTCTTATGGCTTTGGAG TTAGTCAAAAATCTTCATGATAGGATGGTGAACAAAATGTGCAGAGT GAAAACAGATTCGACTAATACTGATGAGGTGGCAAGGTATGTTACACTTGAAAATTTAAGGAAAACTCTTGATGTCATTTCTGGAGAGGTATCTGCAGACCGTATCGATGCTATTCAG GAAGCTTATTGGTGCATAGCTTCAGCACTTTCTGAAGCTGATGGGATTGACTACACTGATCCGGAAGAG CTGGAGTTTTTGGTGGCAACCCTTATAGATCTTGATGCCATGGATGGTAAAAGCAGTGTATCCCTATTGGCAGAGTGTTCAAGTTCTCCTGATGTCAGTACGAG GAGAGCACTAGCTAATGCATTATCAGCTGCACCATCCATGTGGACTCTTGGAAATGCTGGCATGGGAGCTTTGCAG AGACTAGCCCAAGACCCAAATCCTGCAATTGCTGCGGCTGCATCAAAAACAATATATGAACTGAAGAAACAGTGGGAAATAGAAGAAGATGATACCTGGAGATACATGATGAGCCAGAGCTTGCCAAGTGAAATAGTCGATGGGGACATTGAAGATGATACCGGGACTGATTGA
- the LOC140974167 gene encoding senescence-associated protein SPA15, chloroplastic isoform X2, with translation MASPNGVVYSSVKLPHSTNVFSIKQGVIQQKQGDGYLLVLKPKFFNKGLWPLAGKRKIFIGFRRTYLVCQSTETHSTDTKERVRCYTEFSHLSSPQSESKHPIETDKSTCSSHRLSEACKFVHNDARFMNERARNDIILLSRGILRLDARARQDVAFLGSEFLKLDARAREETEKIDNDVKRRAERLHHIATILKEKAQSRLKKAADKHWSDGALEADLKRADVAAKRRAMEDSLMALELVKNLHDRMVNKMCRVKTDSTNTDEVARYVTLENLRKTLDVISGEVSADRIDAIQEAYWCIASALSEADGIDYTDPEELEFLVATLIDLDAMDGKSSVSLLAECSSSPDVSTRRALANALSAAPSMWTLGNAGMGALQRLAQDPNPAIAAAASKTIYELKKQWEIEEDDTWRYMMSQSLPSEIVDGDIEDDTGTD, from the exons ATGGCTAGTCCGAATGGCGTTGTTTATTCATCAGTCAAATTGCCGCATAGTACTAATGTATTCTCGATTAAGCAAGGAGTCATCCAGCAAAAACAAGGGGATGGATATCTCTTGGTGTTGAAACCGAAGTTCTTCAACAAGGGGCTCTGGCCTTTAGctggaaaaaggaaaatttttattggATTTCGACGAACTTATCTGGTGTGTCAGTCAACAGAAACACACAGTACGGACACAAAAGAACGTGTGAGATGTTATACTGAATTTTCACATTTATCCAG TCCTCAATCTGAAAGCAAGCACCCTATCGAGACTGATAAGAGTACCTGTTCGAGTCATAGATTATCCGAGGCATGCAAATTTGTTCACAATGATGCAAGGTTCATGAATGAACGAGCTAGAAATGACATTATACTTCTTTCTCG AGGCATACTGAGGCTTGATGCTCGTGCAAGACAAGATGTTGCCTTTCTTGGTTCAGAGTTCCTTAAACTTGATG CACGGGCCAGAGAAGAAACTGAGAAAATTGACAATGATGTGAAGAGAAGAGCGGAAAGGCTTCATCATATTGCTACT ATTTTAAAAGAGAAAGCTCAATCAAGATTGAAAAAAGCTGCTGACAAGCACTGGAGTGATGGTGCATTAGAG GCGGATTTGAAGAGGGCTGACGTTGCTGCGAAACGACGTGCAATGGAAGATTCTCTTATGGCTTTGGAG TTAGTCAAAAATCTTCATGATAGGATGGTGAACAAAATGTGCAGAGT GAAAACAGATTCGACTAATACTGATGAGGTGGCAAGGTATGTTACACTTGAAAATTTAAGGAAAACTCTTGATGTCATTTCTGGAGAGGTATCTGCAGACCGTATCGATGCTATTCAG GAAGCTTATTGGTGCATAGCTTCAGCACTTTCTGAAGCTGATGGGATTGACTACACTGATCCGGAAGAG CTGGAGTTTTTGGTGGCAACCCTTATAGATCTTGATGCCATGGATGGTAAAAGCAGTGTATCCCTATTGGCAGAGTGTTCAAGTTCTCCTGATGTCAGTACGAG GAGAGCACTAGCTAATGCATTATCAGCTGCACCATCCATGTGGACTCTTGGAAATGCTGGCATGGGAGCTTTGCAG AGACTAGCCCAAGACCCAAATCCTGCAATTGCTGCGGCTGCATCAAAAACAATATATGAACTGAAGAAACAGTGGGAAATAGAAGAAGATGATACCTGGAGATACATGATGAGCCAGAGCTTGCCAAGTGAAATAGTCGATGGGGACATTGAAGATGATACCGGGACTGATTGA
- the LOC140974167 gene encoding senescence-associated protein SPA15, chloroplastic isoform X3 translates to MASPNGVVYSSVKLPHSTNVFSIKQGVIQQKQGDGYLLVLKPKFFNKGLWPLAGKRKIFIGFRRTYLVCQSTETHSTDTKERVRCYTEFSHLSRGILRLDARARQDVAFLGSEFLKLDDYAFYRAARAREETEKIDNDVKRRAERLHHIATILKEKAQSRLKKAADKHWSDGALEADLKRADVAAKRRAMEDSLMALELVKNLHDRMVNKMCRVKTDSTNTDEVARYVTLENLRKTLDVISGEVSADRIDAIQEAYWCIASALSEADGIDYTDPEELEFLVATLIDLDAMDGKSSVSLLAECSSSPDVSTRRALANALSAAPSMWTLGNAGMGALQRLAQDPNPAIAAAASKTIYELKKQWEIEEDDTWRYMMSQSLPSEIVDGDIEDDTGTD, encoded by the exons ATGGCTAGTCCGAATGGCGTTGTTTATTCATCAGTCAAATTGCCGCATAGTACTAATGTATTCTCGATTAAGCAAGGAGTCATCCAGCAAAAACAAGGGGATGGATATCTCTTGGTGTTGAAACCGAAGTTCTTCAACAAGGGGCTCTGGCCTTTAGctggaaaaaggaaaatttttattggATTTCGACGAACTTATCTGGTGTGTCAGTCAACAGAAACACACAGTACGGACACAAAAGAACGTGTGAGATGTTATACTGAATTTTCACATTTATCCAG AGGCATACTGAGGCTTGATGCTCGTGCAAGACAAGATGTTGCCTTTCTTGGTTCAGAGTTCCTTAAACTTGATG ATTATGCCTTTTATCGGGCAGCACGGGCCAGAGAAGAAACTGAGAAAATTGACAATGATGTGAAGAGAAGAGCGGAAAGGCTTCATCATATTGCTACT ATTTTAAAAGAGAAAGCTCAATCAAGATTGAAAAAAGCTGCTGACAAGCACTGGAGTGATGGTGCATTAGAG GCGGATTTGAAGAGGGCTGACGTTGCTGCGAAACGACGTGCAATGGAAGATTCTCTTATGGCTTTGGAG TTAGTCAAAAATCTTCATGATAGGATGGTGAACAAAATGTGCAGAGT GAAAACAGATTCGACTAATACTGATGAGGTGGCAAGGTATGTTACACTTGAAAATTTAAGGAAAACTCTTGATGTCATTTCTGGAGAGGTATCTGCAGACCGTATCGATGCTATTCAG GAAGCTTATTGGTGCATAGCTTCAGCACTTTCTGAAGCTGATGGGATTGACTACACTGATCCGGAAGAG CTGGAGTTTTTGGTGGCAACCCTTATAGATCTTGATGCCATGGATGGTAAAAGCAGTGTATCCCTATTGGCAGAGTGTTCAAGTTCTCCTGATGTCAGTACGAG GAGAGCACTAGCTAATGCATTATCAGCTGCACCATCCATGTGGACTCTTGGAAATGCTGGCATGGGAGCTTTGCAG AGACTAGCCCAAGACCCAAATCCTGCAATTGCTGCGGCTGCATCAAAAACAATATATGAACTGAAGAAACAGTGGGAAATAGAAGAAGATGATACCTGGAGATACATGATGAGCCAGAGCTTGCCAAGTGAAATAGTCGATGGGGACATTGAAGATGATACCGGGACTGATTGA
- the LOC140974167 gene encoding senescence-associated protein SPA15, chloroplastic isoform X1 — MASPNGVVYSSVKLPHSTNVFSIKQGVIQQKQGDGYLLVLKPKFFNKGLWPLAGKRKIFIGFRRTYLVCQSTETHSTDTKERVRCYTEFSHLSSPQSESKHPIETDKSTCSSHRLSEACKFVHNDARFMNERARNDIILLSRGILRLDARARQDVAFLGSEFLKLDDYAFYRAARAREETEKIDNDVKRRAERLHHIATILKEKAQSRLKKAADKHWSDGALEADLKRADVAAKRRAMEDSLMALELVKNLHDRMVNKMCRVKTDSTNTDEVARYVTLENLRKTLDVISGEVSADRIDAIQEAYWCIASALSEADGIDYTDPEELEFLVATLIDLDAMDGKSSVSLLAECSSSPDVSTRRALANALSAAPSMWTLGNAGMGALQRLAQDPNPAIAAAASKTIYELKKQWEIEEDDTWRYMMSQSLPSEIVDGDIEDDTGTD, encoded by the exons ATGGCTAGTCCGAATGGCGTTGTTTATTCATCAGTCAAATTGCCGCATAGTACTAATGTATTCTCGATTAAGCAAGGAGTCATCCAGCAAAAACAAGGGGATGGATATCTCTTGGTGTTGAAACCGAAGTTCTTCAACAAGGGGCTCTGGCCTTTAGctggaaaaaggaaaatttttattggATTTCGACGAACTTATCTGGTGTGTCAGTCAACAGAAACACACAGTACGGACACAAAAGAACGTGTGAGATGTTATACTGAATTTTCACATTTATCCAG TCCTCAATCTGAAAGCAAGCACCCTATCGAGACTGATAAGAGTACCTGTTCGAGTCATAGATTATCCGAGGCATGCAAATTTGTTCACAATGATGCAAGGTTCATGAATGAACGAGCTAGAAATGACATTATACTTCTTTCTCG AGGCATACTGAGGCTTGATGCTCGTGCAAGACAAGATGTTGCCTTTCTTGGTTCAGAGTTCCTTAAACTTGATG ATTATGCCTTTTATCGGGCAGCACGGGCCAGAGAAGAAACTGAGAAAATTGACAATGATGTGAAGAGAAGAGCGGAAAGGCTTCATCATATTGCTACT ATTTTAAAAGAGAAAGCTCAATCAAGATTGAAAAAAGCTGCTGACAAGCACTGGAGTGATGGTGCATTAGAG GCGGATTTGAAGAGGGCTGACGTTGCTGCGAAACGACGTGCAATGGAAGATTCTCTTATGGCTTTGGAG TTAGTCAAAAATCTTCATGATAGGATGGTGAACAAAATGTGCAGAGT GAAAACAGATTCGACTAATACTGATGAGGTGGCAAGGTATGTTACACTTGAAAATTTAAGGAAAACTCTTGATGTCATTTCTGGAGAGGTATCTGCAGACCGTATCGATGCTATTCAG GAAGCTTATTGGTGCATAGCTTCAGCACTTTCTGAAGCTGATGGGATTGACTACACTGATCCGGAAGAG CTGGAGTTTTTGGTGGCAACCCTTATAGATCTTGATGCCATGGATGGTAAAAGCAGTGTATCCCTATTGGCAGAGTGTTCAAGTTCTCCTGATGTCAGTACGAG GAGAGCACTAGCTAATGCATTATCAGCTGCACCATCCATGTGGACTCTTGGAAATGCTGGCATGGGAGCTTTGCAG AGACTAGCCCAAGACCCAAATCCTGCAATTGCTGCGGCTGCATCAAAAACAATATATGAACTGAAGAAACAGTGGGAAATAGAAGAAGATGATACCTGGAGATACATGATGAGCCAGAGCTTGCCAAGTGAAATAGTCGATGGGGACATTGAAGATGATACCGGGACTGATTGA
- the LOC140974171 gene encoding protein RSI-1-like, translating to MGSRTHSTTTLFLVLSLVFFLTLSNVVQGYNHLRPQDCKPRCTYRCSATSHKKPCMFFCLKCCTKCLCVPPGTYGNKETCACYNNWKTKRGGPKCP from the exons ATGGGAAGCCGTACTCACAGTACCACTACTCTTTTCTTGGTTTTGTCCCTAGTTTTCTTCCTTACATTATCTAATGTTGTTCag GGGTATAATCATCTTCGACCTCAAG ATTGCAAGCCTCGATGCACGTACCGTTGCTCGGCTACATCGCACAAGAAGCCATGCATGTTCTTCTGCCTAAAGTGTTGCACCAAGTGCCTGTGTGTGCCGCCGGGGACCTACGGCAACAAAGAGACATGCGCTTGCTACAACAATTGGAAGACTAAACGAGGCGGCCCTAAGTGCCCTTGa
- the LOC140974168 gene encoding geranylgeranyl pyrophosphate synthase 7, chloroplastic-like codes for MAVLATIPANETLFFRKYYIGKIKTSNNSRNNIIRMKIQPPNVATTSVAQPLSHDILISPSKPLDFVFPNFQFQDYMAAKVSRVNKALDDAVPLRNPIKIHQAMRYSLLAGGKRIRPALCLAACELVGGEEHMALPVACAIEMIHTMSLIHDDLPCMDNDDLRRGKPTNHKAFGEETAVLAGDALLSLAFQHVAVNTRNVLPRRVVQAIAELGSAVGSEGLVAGQIVDICSEGKQISLDELEYIHVHKTSVLLEAAVVCGAIMGGGDAIQIKRLRKYARCIGLLFQVVDDILDVTKSSEELGKTAGKDLESDKATYPKLMGLEKAKEFAAELADKAMEELNSFDVLRSAPLYHLANYIAHRQN; via the exons ATGGCTGTTCTAGCAACCATCCCTGCTAACGAAACCTTATTCTTTCGAAAATACTACATAGGTAAAATCAAAACATCAAATAACAGTAGAAACAATATCATCCGAATGAAGATTCAGCCTCCGAATGTCGCGACGACGTCTGTAGCTCAACCTTTATCTCATGATATATTGATCAGTCCATCGAAGCCACTGGATTTTGTGTTTCCCAATTTCCAGTTTCAAGATTATATGGCAGCAAAGGTAAGCAGGGTGAACAAAGCCTTGGATGACGCAGTTCCGCTACGAAACCCCATTAAGATCCACCAGGCTATGAG GTACTCACTTCTTGCGGGCGGGAAACGTATTCGGCCAGCATTGTGCCTCGCTGCGTGCGAGCTGGTGGGGGGAGAAGAACACATGGCCCTCCCCGTTGCCTGCGCTATTGAGATGATACACACGATGTCGCTCATTCACGACGACCTCCCATGCATGGACAACGACGACTTACGCAGAGGGAAGCCGACGAATCACAAGGCTTTTGGGGAAGAAACTGCGGTTCTTGCAGGAGACGCCCTGCTTTCTCTCGCCTTTCAACACGTTGCGGTCAATACTAGAAACGTTTTGCCCCGGAGGGTAGTTCAGGCCATTGCCGAGCTGGGCTCTGCTGTCGGGTCCGAAGGGCTCGTGGCGGGACAAATAGTGGACATATGCAGCGAGGGAAAACAGATAAGCCTGGATGAATTGGAGTACATTCATGTACACAAAACATCGGTGCTTTTGGAAGCCGCGGTTGTGTGCGGCGCCATAATGGGCGGCGGGGATGCGATCCAGATTAAGAGGTTGAGGAAGTACGCGAGATGCATAGGGTTGCTCTTTCAGGTTGTGGATGATATATTGGATGTCACGAAATCGTCCGAGGAACTAGGGAAGACTGCTGGTAAAGACTTGGAGAGCGATAAAGCGACGTATCCGAAGCTTATGGGGCTCGAAAAGGCGAAGGAGTTTGCTGCGGAATTGGCGGATAAGGCCATGGAGGAACTTAATAGCTTCGACGTTCTGAGGTCAGCGCCATTATATCATCTGGCTAACTATATAGCCCATCGCCAGAATTAG
- the LOC140974164 gene encoding DELLA protein GAI-like, whose amino-acid sequence MKRDRDRGKAAAAAAAPPSSAEKSKKWEEEQKWQQPDAGMDELFAVLGYKVKSSEMADVAEKLQQLEMVMGTTTEDGVSVLSTDTVHYNPSDLSGWVESMLSELNNSSSFDVLPDSIVISGESSSNMISFSNDMNIQGNGGNIIYDDDLRAIPGGAVFGNHQKDVLDDDPEKGNKRIKSNTGSEFLENGSMVEAARPVVLLDSQETGVRLVHTLMACAEAVQQGNQKVADALVKHVGLLAVSQVGAMRKVATYFAEALARKIYKIYPQDSLEFSYSDVLQMHFYETGPYLKFAHFTANQAILEAFAGANRVHVIDFSLKQGMQWPALMQALALRPGGPPAFRLTGIGPPQPDNTDALQQVGWKLAQLAETIGVEFEFRGFVANSLADLDAKILDIKPSNVEAVAVNSVFELHRLLSRPNAIEKVLNSIKSMNPKIVTIVEQEADHNGNVFLDRFNEALHYYSTMFDSLESSSSIDPNSQDLVMTEVYLGRQICNVVACEGAERVERHETLAQWRLRLGSAGFDPVHLGSNAFKQASMLLALFAGGDGYRVEENDGCLMLGWQTRPLIATSAWRLKAE is encoded by the coding sequence ATGAAAAGAGATCGAGACCGTGGCAAGGCGGCTGCGGCGGCGGCGGCGCCCCCTTCCTCCGCAGAGAAATCCAAGAAGTGGGAGGAAGAGCAGAAGTGGCAGCAGCCAGATGCGGGCATGGATGAGCTGTTTGCTGTTTTGGGGTACAAAGTGAAGTCTTCAGAAATGGCGGATGTGGCAGAGAAGCTTCAGCAATTGGAGATGGTGATGGGAACCACTACTGAAGATGGGGTTTCTGTTCTTTCAACTGATACAGTTCACTACAATCCCTCTGATCTTTCTGGATGGGTCGAAAGCATGTTGTCTGAGCTTAACAACTCCAGTAGTTTCGATGTGCTTCCCGATTCAATTGTAATTTCAGGTGAATCTTCCAGTAATATGATCAGCTTTTCAAATGATATGAACATACAAGGAAACGGAGGAAATATCATTTATGATGATGATTTGAGAGCAATCCCTGGCGGTGCTGTTTTTGGTAACCACCAGAAAGATGTTCTTGATGATGATCCCGAGAAAGGTAATAAGAGGATAAAATCCAATACTGGATCTGAATTTCTCGAGAATGGGTCGATGGTGGAGGCGGCGAGGCCGGTGGTGCTGTTGGATTCGCAAGAAACCGGAGTCAGACTCGTCCACACTTTAATGGCGTGCGCGGAGGCCGTTCAGCAAGGAAACCAGAAAGTAGCGGATGCTTTGGTGAAGCACGTTGGTTTACTGGCGGTCTCTCAAGTTGGGGCCATGAGGAAAGTTGCCACCTATTTCGCGGAGGCTTTGGCACGAAAGATTTACAAGATTTATCCCCAAGATTCACTTGAGTTCTCCTACTCCGATGTCTTGCAGATGCACTTCTACGAGACGGGCCCTTATCTTAAATTTGCCCATTTCACTGCCAATCAGGCGATCCTGGAGGCGTTTGCTGGAGCAAATCGAGTTCATGTGATAGATTTCAGCTTGAAGCAGGGGATGCAGTGGCCAGCTTTGATGCAGGCTTTGGCTTTGCGTCCCGGAGGCCCGCCAGCGTTTAGGCTCACTGGGATTGGTCCGCCGCAGCCGGATAACACAGATGCTTTGCAGCAGGTGGGTTGGAAATTGGCTCAACTGGCGGAGACAATCGGCGTAGAATTCGAGTTCAGAGGTTTTGTTGCCAATTCATTGGCTGATCTTGATGCCAAAATATTGGACATTAAGCCGAGTAACGTGGAAGCGGTGGCCGTAAATTCTGTTTTCGAGCTGCACCGACTGCTGTCCCGACCCAACGCGATAGAAAAAGTACTGAATTCAATCAAATCCATGAATCCCAAAATAGTAACGATCGTCGAACAAGAAGCTGATCATAATGGGAACGTTTTCTTGGACAGATTCAACGAGGCCTTACATTATTACTCCACCATGTTCGACTCTCTGGAGAGCTCCAGCTCGATCGACCCAAACAGCCAAGATTTGGTGATGACGGAAGTCTACTTAGGTCGACAGATATGCAACGTGGTGGCGTGCGAGGGGGCGGAGAGGGTTGAAAGACACGAAACATTGGCCCAGTGGCGGCTCCGCCTGGGTTCCGCCGGTTTCGACCCGGTTCACCTGGGCTCCAACGCGTTCAAACAGGCAAGTATGTTACTGGCGCTGTTCGCCGGCGGAGATGGTTACAGGGTGGAGGAGAACGACGGGTGCCTGATGCTTGGCTGGCAGACTCGACCGCTCATCGCCACCTCCGCATGGCGGCTTAAGGCGGAGTAG